The stretch of DNA ACCCCAGAGGCTCCAGGGAGAGAATGAGCTGACACATCCCAGGCTCGGCACACTGTACAGAGTGCTCACAGGTGTTGGAACAGGCAGGTCACTTGTCTGTAGCCCCATGCAGACAAAACCCTGTACAGACAGTGTGATGGGTGGGTGGGAGCGATTTGGCTCAGCCTCATCCCAGGGCAGCACTGCCGGCGTTCGGCTTAGCAGGCAGCTCCCTCGCCTGCCCACGTGCTCAAGCTTGGACCACAAATATAATGTTAACAGTGTACGTTCACTGAACGCTAAATCACAGGAGCCGGCGCTGACCTGGAACAGCTTTGTAAACCGCCGGGATGAATGTGCAgttgaaaagaaacagcagctccTGCGTGCCTCTCCTGAGACCAGCAGCACAGCTTCACTGGGCTGGTTTTATGTGCGTGCTGCATCGTTATTATCCTCCACAGCTGGTAGGAGACAGCTCGAGAAGCAAAATGTTAGCTGCTGCCTGCCGTCTGCATggtttcccagcagcagcagatacTGCTGCTCCTTTCAGTTGTCTTCTGCACCAGAGTTGTCCTCCTGCCTGAAgccatggagaaagaaaaagggtcaGAGTTTCTTGTTCTGCGGGTAGCAGCACATGGCCCgttccccagcatctcccctggacACCCCTGGGTGTCCTGTTTTCTcctggagagaggcagagaggcaGAGTCAGCGGGACCGTGGCCTGGAGCAGATGCTGGCGGTGCGGGAGCGGGCAGCGCCGGAGCTGTGCAGGCAGACGAGCACCCCTCCTGAAGGAGAACCCTGTGACAGGTAGGGTGGAACGGCTGGAAAGCCCCAGGATCCCTCGTGGAACCAGCCCTCTCATGTAGGGTGAGAAGGTGCAGGGCAGTCAGCAAACCCCAGGATACACATCCGTGGTCTTTGCCGACCGCGGGCCGGCAGGATcggctccatccagcctggctctgGAGAGCAGTGGGCAAAGCACGCAGCCGCAGGGCCAGCGATACCTCCCTGTCCTCTCCTGCTGTCCCCAGTGCCCTCCAGCCGTCCCCTCTGACCGATGGCTATGAAATTGCCACTCTTCacaatttgctttttgtttaaattcCCCCCGGCGGCTGGACAGGGCCCTCCTCCAGCTCAGCCGGTTTTGGTGTGCTGCTGTGCCTGGTCCAGCAGCTCCACCACATCAGCCCAACCAGGGGACGCAGGTCATAGCTGATCCTTGCACGTAGCAAGAGCGATGATATTCTCCTTCTGCCAGGAAATAAGCACTGAGAAAAGGACGTGACgttgttatttttaatgatgttCCAGAGCACCACTTGAGCCTTTCTGACGGGCTCTGGGGGCCAGGGGAAATGCCGACTCCTTCCCACCTGCCCACGATACGGACGAGGAACACGTCATCCCACCGATGGCAAGGCATGGGAATGAGCGGACACAAGCCAGAGCTGCAGCCGGGCCACGGTCAGGGATCAGTCAGGCCCGCAGGTTGCCCGGGGGCTTGGTGTGGTGCCAGAGCTCCACGTTCCCAGCAGAGCGCGATGCAAGGCTTGGCACGGCACAGCAACCAGCACAACTGGCTCCCGCGAGGGTCTCCCGAGGATGCAGCTCCTCACGCTGAGCTCTGTGCCAGCGTGGTGGCAGCCTGCGAGGTCCTCATGTGCCTCCAGACGCTGCCGGAGCCCAGTGCTGAGGGCACCGCAGGAATTCATAGCTCCTGGtgtgcagaagagcaggagaagaTGCTTTTCATCGCATCAGCGAACCAGTTTCTGCCCACCCTGGGGCTGCACTTTGGCTGCAACCAGAGCAAGGACGGTGGCAGGAGGGACTGTCCCTACCAGGTTGCGGTACTGTAGCCTGCAGCAAGGAATTGTTGTGCGCTTCTGCTCTTTCACCTTCATTTCACAATCAGTTTTAACTGGCATAATCCATCCCCCTCCCTGCTGTCCCTTCCCTTGTCCCCTGCAGGGGTGGGTGGCAGCAGGAATGGAGAAATGGTTTGGACAAACCCAAGTTGGACAAACCCATGGCCTTCCAAGCTGATTGTCCCAGCCTGCCTGCTCCCACACGCTCCCACATCCCTTCTCTTGGCCACAGCAGCGAGCGGTTCAGCATCTGGAGAGTGGTTCCGATAGGGGGTGAAAGCCCCTGGGGCCAGGAAGGTCTTTGATGTTCAGCTATTTAGTCAAAAGGCCTTTGTGTCTCAACACAGCTGGACCCGAACAGCGGGGGACAGTGCGCCTGGGCTGTACCCGCACACGGGGTCTCTtgtctctcccttccctgctcgGACCTACCCCGCTGTTATGGTTAGAAAaatgtcgtttagacaattattctctcacccaagggcccctccccacccaggaagacGACTCGggataaaaacaaggaaacacgagggttgaaatataaacagatttaacaggATAAGACGAGATAATTAACATTAGTAACACTGAAGAACCACTactgatcccaataccaatataaaatagcCAAGGACTCTGCCCAGCccgttccatcagcagaagccgtgcgctccccgcagggacagccaatgtgggaccctgtgagcgctgcggcttcgggaggaagggaagggctcagggctccggcaccggggcaaggagttctcgggatggcagccagcaagggagagagagagaaagagagagagaactcctcagcaaacttcctaaacGATActgaatgtgccgttcatggtatggaataaccccgttggcagcttgggtcgagtgcccgggtctcgcttctcctcgtccctgcacctggcgagctcgaaaacaccgagacgtTGAAACTGCACCCCAgggctggctgtaaagtaaatattttcaccaattcagacatGAGAGTTttctaaaagtgcatttttcccaagcattagaagagaaattagtcctgtgtcgcccAAACCAGGAAACCCGCCCTGCTCCCCTGCCCACATAGTTTGGATTCTTGGGCACCTCCAGCTCAGGGTAATGGTGCAGACTGGTGGGTTTGGATGCAGTGAATTGTTTCAGGATGGATCTGAGGTTTTCCTACATCCTGGATGAGGTGGGATTGACGCAGGTTCAGTGATGTTTCATCCAGCTCCCAAATTGACCTGGTTTTCCTGCTGtcagaagagctgctgctggcccgAAGCAGTACGTGAAGCTGCAGGACAAGTCAGGCTGCTCTGGGGACATGTCACCACCCCATCCCCGCCTGCGAGTCTGGGATGTCTCTAACCACCCACATCCAGGAGGGAGCTGCAGTGCTCCACGGGTCTTCCCTACCAGAGAGGAGGTTTTGGATGCGATCCACCACTCCACCCGTTCCATCCTCTCTCCCTGTACATCCCAAGGACCCTTCTGTCTCTTCCCGTGCACACAGGGGATTCTGGTGACACTTACTGGGCAGTTGATCCCATCTCCAGGTCATGGCCATAAGGAAGCCCAAGTCTGCATTTCTTGGAGCGTGGTGGCCCATTTCAAATGAAGGAATGAAGACAATCCTcagcttttggaaagaaaaggacattCTTTTCAGGACAGATTAAATTGCCAAAAAGTGTGTAGGGCAAGTGGCAGCTTTTCCCGGGGGTGAGGGTTCACCCTGAAGTCCCCgtaaggaaaagcagcagctctccaCGCCTCAAGGGCCGCCTCTCTGTGCTGCGCTGGCTGCCATCTGGGAAACATCCCACTGAGGGCGCATCGCCTTCGGAATCTTACAGCCCCGTTTGGCTTAAATCCCATGTCTCCTGATCACCCTGCAGCCAGGAAATCACGTATCTGCTGGATCTGGATCCAGTGTGATCACAAGATCCCATCTGCCAAATTAAAGCATGAGAAGGTGTTTCTGGACAACTCTGAGCTTTTGCTGGAGGCTGAGGGACAGCCCATCCCAGACCTGCAGTCAGAGCGAGCAGGCTCTAACCCACAGCAGGCTGGATATCTACCAGCTTAGGGTTTGTGCCAGTGGCTGCAGCACTTTTGACCCAAACCCAGACTCATCTTCACACCGAATCCTGGTGTTACCTTTGAATCGGTCCATTGGATGGATTGGTGAGGGTGGGAAGTGGCTCATGTGTAAGGCACTGCTTTCCCAGCCAAgtaatcatggaatcacagaatggtttgggttggaagggaccttaaaggccacccagtgccaccccctgccctgggcagggacacctcccaccagaccacgttgctccaagccccatccaacctgcccttgaacccctccagggatggggcagccacagcttctctgggcaacctgggccaggggctcaccaccctcacaccaaagaattgcttcctcacatctcatctcaatctcccctcttccagtgtaaaaccattccctgtgatcctgtggctcccctccctgctccagagtccctccccagctttcctggagcccctttagggactggaaggggctccaaggtctccccggagccttctcttctccaggctgaacgcccccagctctctcagcctgtcctcccagcagaggggctccagccctctgaccatcttcatggcctcctctgacACCCCAGAACCGACATAAGCCTGCTCCGGCCTTGCTCTCCACAactctgccctcctcctgcaTCTCTGCCAGACCCGCGGCCCCGCTCTGTACGGGGTGGCAGCAGACCTGGGCAAGTCTGGCCCCTCCATGGGTGTCCTCTCATTCACCCTCTCCGGTGCCAGGCCTTAAAAGTCTGGCCCTGGTAGTCCCATTGTATCTCCCATCACCAGACCCTAGTTTGCTTTGTGTAGGGCTATAATTAATAACCAGTGACGTGCTGGACCAGTGGGCACAGTCCCCAGTGCTGGAGGTTTATTCACGGCCTCGGACACACTATGCACAGAAATAAAGGGGACTGCTCATGCAGGGAAAGAGTGCACAGTTCTGGGCTGGCTGAGACCTGGGACAAGGCTGCGTGGGGGTGCCACAGCCCCAGGCCACTGCTTcatgcctgctcctgcccccgaGGACAGAGCTGGCACCACCGGGAGCCCGGGCTGGCGCTCCGCATTTTGCCAAGGTTCCTCCTGGAAACCAaagccctcccttccccaaatGCTGACGGCGCAGCAGGACGAGGGCAGGGCTTGTGCTCAGCCTTCAAGGGCCAGCGTGTTCTATTCACACGTTGCTAAATCACGAGCAACCAACTAATTGGGTATGCGCGGCGTCAGCATTTTCATCAGCTGGAGTGTATGAGTACCTTTATGGCCCTGAGTGCAGAGCCCTACAAAATCAGTCTTCTTTAATAGTCCAGTTGGGGTAATTTCTTGGTTGCTGGTGTTCCCATGTTTCAAACCCCCCTCAGACTCTATATTCTGCCTGATTTAATATTGCAACATGGTCTCGACCTCCGTACCCCCAGCCTGCCTGAGGCGTGTGAACACGCTGTGTCCTCTGAGGGTATTTCACCGTGGCACGCTCAGTCTCTCCTCAGGCGGGCCCTGCGGCAAAGGCTCCGTGTCACAGCCAGTGGGTGCCGTGGATGGCTCGGCCACCAGTTCCCTCGTCCTCCCGTCAcctccgtctgtctgtccgtGGGCCACTGGCAGGCCTTTCCCCGTGCTCAGTGCCACCGCCAGACCCCTCAGTGCTCCTGGGCACTGACTCATTGACACACTGCCCCTACTTCATTTTTGCTCTTTTATGACTGACCCGGGCCTGCGAGACTTGATCTCGGGGGGTATAAAGTTtattttccatcttatttttagGACTCTTAGGAATGCACTGCCAGCGGGCCCGGAGAGAACGCTGCTGTGAGCAAACACCGCTCGGGATGCCTCTTCTCTACTACACAGGTGttagaaaagcaaagcaggagcctcctctctccacaggcgCACGTTCCTTCCTCCCGGGtctccgctccccgccgctctcCTCTccgagcccgcagcccccgccgccaaGATGGCGGCTCTCCCCCCTCACTGCCGCTCGCCGCCGCGGGGCTCCTCATTGGACAGCGGCGCTGCCCATCAAGCGAGGGGCGACGCGGAGGTGTGGGCGCCGCACGGGGCGGGGCAGGCGCCAATCCCCATAGGCTGTCGGGAGAGGCCCCGCCCCTCCGTTTACGTTGCCTAGCAACCGGCGGACTCCGGCGGCGGCCGGGTGGGCCGGGGCGGTGGGAACAGGacaggggccggggccggggccggggccgagacCGAGAGACCGAGACCGACACCCCCCGGGACCGACACCCCCCGGCAGCCGACCCCTGAGATATCCCCGACCCGCCGGGATCCCCCCTGGGCTGCTGTCCCCCCGGGCCTCGGGCCTCCCCTCAGACGCCCCCTCGGATCCTCCTCCCACGGACCCCCCCGAGCCTCCTGACCCTCACCCGGGGGTTCCCACCCAGGGAACCCCCCACGAACCCTGACTCTCCCACAGCCCTGGGTTCCCCTGGCACGCCACTGCCCCCAAACCCGCACGGAGGGGACACTTCTCTCCCTGTCAGCTGCCCTCTGCCCCCTCACTGccccctcctctttcctctggGCACCAAGACCCCTTCTCCCACCTCGTTGCTCTGGCAGTGCCAGGCCTGGAAGGATGGAGGTGCGTGTTTCACACTGGGAGTCCTGCCCTTCCCTCCAAGGTGGCCCCAGGGACCTGCAAGTCCCACTGCAGACACCTCTAAGGACTGCAGAGCTGCAATACAGCTAAACCTTCCACCTCAGAAGGAGCTGGGAGCTTTCTCCCCACCACCCTGCAAAGCCAGGAGTCCATTactctcctcccttcccatgGGTGTTCATCAGCCTCTCTGGGATAGAGACTATTTCTGCTGCACGACCCCATGTCCTGACCCTGTGCCCAGACTCAGGGAGAACTCCGGTGTAATCTGAAACTCCCACGTTTTCACAAACTACGTGGTTTCTCTAACAATGtcatcacattttccttttagaGATAAAATCCGAGAAAGAAGACTATGtgacagaagcagcagagatgtTCTCTGACTGAGTCCCGCCCTGTGTAGGAGATGTTGTGTCCTTTCTAGACCTCAGTGCGCTCAACTCACAAGTGTTTAACTGAAGCCATGGCAACAGGGGATCCAGCTGTGCTCCAAATATCATCTCAGGATGTGAAGCAAAGAGACAAGCCCCTGGTAAAGGGCATGGAAACTCCAGAGAAGGCAACGATCACACGTCGGTTAAAACCTGATACCATCGAGACGGAAAGAATCATAACTGTCTTGGATGAGACGATTGCCAAGCTGGAGCTGAGCAGTTTGATCCCACGTATTATCGACTCTCTGGACAGGTTTACTGATATGCTGGGACCCGAGATCACCAACAACCTGATCGAGCACCAAAAGCTCTCAAAGGAAATGGAGCGCCTGCTTTCCAGCTCTGAAGAAGATGACACCATGAGAGCTGAGGAACAACAGGGCTGTCTCTGCTTGCTAGAGCAACGTCTGAAATGTTCTGTTAGGAATGTCCTGAGACTCTTACTGGCCAACCCTTTGCTTTGCCAGGCTCTGAAACACAAAGTCTGGGAGACAGAGTCACCAGCTGAAGAGTTTATCAAAGCCTTTGGGGAGTTCAGGAATTTCATGCTTGAGAGACTCCTGACTAGTCccatggaagaggaagaaaagattcGGTTCATGGAAGACATGTCCCTCCAGATTaagaaaaacactgaagtaatCACAGCTTTACAGGCAGAACTGGCAGCAGCAATCCGGACTCAAGAGGAGGAGGTATGATATTGTGGGAATGTGTTTTCCAACAAAGCGTTACTGAGGCAAAACTTTGGTAAGCTAAAAACCAAACCCTTTCTTGCAGTTCTTAAAGAGGAAGTTACGGAAATGATGTCTAAACCAGATCCTAAATTTGAAGATACtattttctttgtaatatatAACAAAAAATGCTTATTccatgcctgattttttttttttttcaacttgaaCTTGGCATGTTTTGAACCTGTTCTCACCAGCCAACCTAAATAATACAAGTCACTGAGTTTAAAAAGGAGCTGCAGGACAGGCACAAATTGCTGCGGTAGTGTTTTGGCAGGGCTACAATGTCAGCTGCCAGCGTGAGACTTCATTCATTGCTGATGAAATGATGAAAAGTCATTCCAGGGAGAGATTGCTCTgattaaaatccatttttaatatCTACTCTGTCTTCACTCTTGCTTAAAATCAACATTTCTGTGACTTCCAACTCTGTAATCCTAGCTGCCTTACAGCATTTGTGATTAGTATGTGATTATacaaattcttcattttttcattgaAGGCAGCTGAGGTACGGATAAACCAACGGGCATTTCCCAGGCTTTTTCTGTGAGTCCATGGCTGTGCCAGCATCCGAGCCCCTGAATTCCTGACAACCAATCCTTTGTTTTATacatgtgcttttctttctccttcctgcaaGAGGGGTCAGAGGGGAAGGCTTTGTCATGTGCTTGCTGCACTGAATGGTGCTAACGGAGACAAGGGCCTGCTTTCCCCATTCCCTCCGCTCCTTGGAGATCTGTGAATCGAGACACTTGAGATTTTTATGTGCGATTTGGCAGCTTGTCCAGGGCATCATGAATAAATCTGTTCCACTGCTCCCAGCTGAGGATTTCTCTCGCAGGCAGCGCACTGAGCTGTGTCCCCCAGACAGCCGCTCTGAGCCTATTCCAAAGCTCAAGGGAGCCTCAGGGCTCGCTCCGGTGGCTCTGGTTTTGACTGTTCCTCCGATGGCAGTGCCAGCGGGTCTTAATATGGTTTGTTCATTCTCTACCTTTATTCACAGGCTCACAGACGAGCGGCGGGGGAAGGTTTCCAAAGCACCCTGTGTAAATCTCTGTCCCCTCAGCCAGCAGCGGCAGGCCCCTGTTGCTGCCAGATCAGCAGGGTGTCTTCTTAGATCTCCTCCACCTTTGCAAGGGTGCCTTACTTCTCCTGCCCACCTTATGTCTCACCGGCTTTTCTCGATGGTATTTCTGGGTCTAGATTCACAAGAAGGACAATGTGATTGAAGACCTCAAAACCAGCATGCAACATCTGACCAAAGATTACCAGGCCGGCATCCAGCATATCAagcaggaagcagaaaaacagcGTGAAGAGGATCTGCAAGCCTCCCAGGGCAGGTGTGCCAGGCTACAGCAGGACATCCAGC from Rissa tridactyla isolate bRisTri1 chromosome 13, bRisTri1.patW.cur.20221130, whole genome shotgun sequence encodes:
- the IQCD gene encoding dynein regulatory complex protein 10 yields the protein MATGDPAVLQISSQDVKQRDKPLVKGMETPEKATITRRLKPDTIETERIITVLDETIAKLELSSLIPRIIDSLDRFTDMLGPEITNNLIEHQKLSKEMERLLSSSEEDDTMRAEEQQGCLCLLEQRLKCSVRNVLRLLLANPLLCQALKHKVWETESPAEEFIKAFGEFRNFMLERLLTSPMEEEEKIRFMEDMSLQIKKNTEVITALQAELAAAIRTQEEEIHKKDNVIEDLKTSMQHLTKDYQAGIQHIKQEAEKQREEDLQASQGRCARLQQDIQQLGAQLNTLVVEHRMPELALRKRKCRMEMEIVNWIQKYDADMEEKQAEYEKVHADYTEEKNQLSLLMEKRAVLLQEYSQIEEERRIQEEKKEQALKELNTLTLAATRIQAFWRGYLIRSLYKSKIKKKKKKGKGKGKKTKK